Proteins encoded within one genomic window of Salipaludibacillus agaradhaerens:
- the mutM gene encoding DNA-formamidopyrimidine glycosylase, whose product MPELPEVETVKRTLTELIKNETVTKVSVEWPKMIKEPDDSAQFSVMMAGQTFKSIERRGKFLIFRLDDYSLVSHLRMEGRYGVFEQDEPTTKHTHVRFFLESGKELRYADVRKFGTMHLFPIDTELQQLPLAKLGPEPLSSDFSSARLKKQLERTTRAIKSALLDQTIVAGLGNIYVDEALFKARVHPEKTANMLTDDEVEQLFISIKQTLSDAVEAGGSSIKSYVNGQGEMGMFQQQLNVYGRAGEPCRTCDSMIVRSVVGGRGTHTCPTCQLL is encoded by the coding sequence ATGCCAGAATTACCTGAAGTAGAAACAGTAAAACGAACATTAACTGAACTCATTAAAAATGAAACGGTCACAAAGGTTAGTGTTGAGTGGCCGAAAATGATAAAAGAGCCAGACGACTCAGCACAATTTAGCGTGATGATGGCTGGGCAAACATTTAAATCGATCGAGCGAAGAGGAAAATTTTTAATCTTTCGTCTCGATGATTACAGCCTAGTATCTCATTTGCGTATGGAAGGTCGTTATGGTGTTTTTGAGCAAGATGAACCTACAACAAAGCACACTCATGTGCGATTTTTCCTTGAGAGTGGTAAAGAGCTTAGATATGCGGACGTCCGTAAATTTGGAACGATGCATCTGTTTCCAATCGATACAGAATTACAGCAGCTGCCTCTCGCCAAATTAGGGCCTGAGCCATTATCATCTGATTTTTCATCAGCCAGATTAAAAAAACAGCTAGAAAGAACGACGAGAGCAATTAAATCAGCTTTACTAGATCAAACGATTGTAGCTGGTTTAGGTAATATTTATGTGGATGAAGCTTTATTTAAAGCAAGGGTACACCCGGAGAAAACAGCCAATATGTTAACTGATGACGAGGTTGAACAGCTTTTTATAAGTATTAAACAGACCCTAAGTGATGCAGTGGAAGCTGGCGGTTCTTCAATTAAGTCTTACGTAAATGGTCAAGGTGAAATGGGGATGTTTCAACAACAATTAAATGTGTACGGTCGAGCTGGTGAACCATGCCGTACGTGTGACAGTATGATCGTTCGTTCTGTCGTTGGTGGGAGAGGGACACACACATGCCCTACATGTCAGCTGTTATGA
- the ytaF gene encoding sporulation membrane protein YtaF: MTELLSLLILAFAVSLDSFSVGLTYGLRQMKLPMLSVLFIMSCSAVAILLAMWIGTTISALLAPELAETLGGILLIMIGLYALFQVYKKPPIHSPSLRQEKVLMNVELKRLGIAINVLKKPMEADLDDSGSITGVEAILLGVALSLDAFGAGLGAALFGVSPWLLALSVAVMCGVFLNAGKWCGVWLNHSEKLKKLSFLPGVLLIFIGIWKL; the protein is encoded by the coding sequence TTGACCGAATTACTGTCATTACTTATCCTTGCGTTTGCTGTCAGTTTAGATAGTTTTAGTGTTGGCCTTACCTACGGATTACGGCAAATGAAGCTGCCAATGTTATCTGTTCTGTTTATCATGAGTTGCTCTGCGGTGGCTATTCTACTAGCTATGTGGATAGGGACTACAATCAGTGCTTTATTGGCACCTGAGCTTGCAGAGACGCTAGGTGGCATACTCCTTATTATGATCGGCCTTTATGCCTTGTTTCAAGTATATAAAAAGCCGCCTATTCATTCCCCCTCTTTGAGACAGGAAAAAGTTCTCATGAACGTGGAATTAAAACGTCTCGGTATTGCCATTAATGTGTTAAAAAAACCGATGGAAGCGGATTTGGATGACTCCGGTTCCATAACAGGAGTAGAGGCTATTTTACTAGGCGTGGCTCTGTCACTAGATGCATTCGGTGCAGGTCTAGGCGCAGCTCTTTTTGGTGTGTCACCTTGGCTTCTTGCTCTCAGTGTTGCTGTCATGTGTGGCGTATTTTTGAACGCTGGAAAATGGTGTGGTGTGTGGCTTAACCATTCTGAAAAATTAAAAAAGCTTTCATTTTTACCAGGTGTTCTGCTAATTTTTATCGGTATATGGAAACTGTAG
- the coaE gene encoding dephospho-CoA kinase (Dephospho-CoA kinase (CoaE) performs the final step in coenzyme A biosynthesis.), giving the protein MIIGLTGGIASGKSTVSKMIRDEGLPVVDADIIARNVVKPGKKAYHQIIDHFGLAILKQDGQLNREKLGEIIFNDDKERDVLNQIVHPQVRKELKDQAESLRKEGHSIVILDIPLLIEGELFYLVDNILLVYVPKSIQLKRLKERNNYTEEEALKRINSQLSLDKKKAYATYIIDNSSDLTHTREQVTTLLKNLKAL; this is encoded by the coding sequence TTGATCATTGGTCTAACAGGTGGCATAGCAAGTGGAAAAAGTACGGTGTCTAAAATGATACGTGATGAAGGACTCCCTGTAGTGGATGCAGATATTATTGCCCGTAATGTCGTTAAACCTGGAAAAAAAGCGTATCATCAAATTATTGATCATTTTGGATTAGCCATTCTTAAACAAGATGGCCAACTAAACAGAGAAAAACTAGGGGAGATCATATTTAATGATGATAAAGAAAGAGATGTATTAAACCAAATTGTTCATCCGCAAGTAAGAAAAGAATTGAAAGATCAAGCTGAGTCTTTACGAAAAGAAGGACATTCGATTGTTATACTTGATATCCCACTTCTTATAGAAGGAGAACTCTTTTATTTAGTAGATAATATCCTACTTGTATATGTTCCGAAAAGCATTCAATTAAAACGATTGAAAGAACGCAACAACTATACAGAGGAAGAGGCATTAAAACGCATTAACTCTCAATTATCTCTTGATAAAAAGAAGGCATATGCTACCTATATTATTGATAACTCCTCTGACTTAACACATACGAGAGAGCAAGTGACAACTTTATTGAAAAACCTAAAAGCGTTATAA
- the speD gene encoding adenosylmethionine decarboxylase: protein METMGRHIITELWGCDTNKLNDIGFIEKLFVNAALEAGAEVREVAFHKFAPQGVSGVVIISESHLTIHSFPEHGYASIDVYTCGDRIDPHVASDYISRELHAKTSEVVEIPRGMGPIAIANKKTVEVGMA from the coding sequence ATGGAAACAATGGGAAGGCACATCATTACCGAGCTATGGGGTTGTGATACAAATAAATTAAATGATATAGGATTTATAGAGAAGCTTTTTGTCAATGCAGCTTTAGAAGCGGGGGCAGAAGTAAGGGAAGTGGCATTTCACAAATTTGCTCCTCAAGGAGTTAGTGGCGTTGTCATTATTAGCGAATCTCACTTAACAATCCATAGTTTTCCTGAACATGGTTACGCCAGCATCGATGTTTATACATGTGGAGATCGTATTGACCCTCATGTCGCATCTGATTATATTTCACGTGAGCTCCATGCTAAGACAAGTGAAGTGGTGGAAATTCCTAGAGGGATGGGCCCTATTGCAATTGCAAATAAAAAAACAGTGGAAGTGGGTATGGCCTGA
- a CDS encoding DUF1499 domain-containing protein — translation MAIKNTFRKIFSTSTETREHHHEDSLKTRYYKTMKDKAMMEVETMLRNRKGFEVASVSEDHGEIVVNVKSGKKTFVVATIIMVRPFRTAVDFSVSTETFLFTDFGHSRKMIRELYTDLDKRLQFVGTGLGDELAK, via the coding sequence ATGGCAATAAAAAATACATTCAGAAAAATTTTTAGTACAAGTACTGAAACGAGAGAACACCATCACGAAGACAGCCTCAAAACACGTTATTATAAGACAATGAAAGATAAAGCAATGATGGAAGTAGAAACGATGTTAAGAAATCGGAAAGGGTTTGAAGTTGCCTCTGTTTCTGAGGACCATGGCGAAATTGTCGTCAACGTAAAAAGCGGGAAGAAAACCTTCGTTGTGGCTACTATTATAATGGTCCGTCCGTTTCGTACGGCAGTGGACTTTTCTGTTTCTACTGAAACGTTCTTATTCACAGATTTTGGACATAGTCGTAAAATGATCCGTGAACTATATACAGATTTGGATAAGCGGTTGCAATTTGTGGGGACAGGCTTAGGTGATGAATTAGCTAAATAA
- the nrdR gene encoding transcriptional regulator NrdR: MICPNCQHNGTRVLDSRPSDEGRSIRRRRECDACSYRFTTFERVEKTPLIVVKKDGNREEFSREKLLRGLIRACEKRPVPLEKLESITEDVEKDIRNQGLSEVSSDEIGENVMEALATTDDVAYVRFASVYRQFKDINVFVDELKELINKGNNDK, translated from the coding sequence ATGATATGCCCTAATTGTCAGCACAACGGGACGAGGGTTCTTGATTCCCGACCAAGTGATGAAGGACGCTCAATTCGCCGTAGAAGAGAATGCGACGCATGTAGCTATCGATTCACAACGTTTGAAAGAGTAGAGAAAACGCCTCTTATCGTTGTGAAAAAGGATGGGAATAGAGAAGAATTTAGCAGAGAAAAGCTCCTTCGTGGTCTCATTCGAGCTTGTGAGAAACGACCTGTCCCATTAGAGAAATTAGAAAGTATTACTGAAGATGTAGAAAAAGATATACGCAATCAAGGCTTATCGGAAGTAAGTAGTGATGAAATTGGTGAAAATGTGATGGAAGCCTTAGCGACAACTGATGATGTAGCTTATGTCAGATTCGCTTCTGTGTATAGACAATTTAAGGATATTAATGTGTTTGTCGATGAACTTAAAGAGCTCATCAACAAAGGTAATAACGACAAATAA
- a CDS encoding replication initiation and membrane attachment family protein, whose amino-acid sequence MHWKEILPSNGYTAYMTDYLQVSDKEVLTLLYQPLIGSVAYSLYMTLAIDVQKQPQKKITRIHKTIMTFTGLPLDAIFSERKKLEALGLMTVYREKETDEYHYFYHLHPPMSAKDFFDDDLLSVFLYNRLGTKERYRELRQYFAVNSVDITNKENITQGFSEVFTSLHPSELKSTTSEMLEALSSSMPLMGRHASESSYSIGESQFDFQKLLDFLPSFVPKEEVEKEQNQRLIAQLAFMYKLSPEEMANIVQDAMLHAEQLDDEQLRLQAKRRYRMSEADEPPRLGLRKQPEELTTAPKEPKTQEEKTIFYFESTAPIEYLEELSDGAKVYEGDIDIIERLIFEYKLTPGVVNVLLDYIFMVNDKKLSKALAFKIAGHWKRKNIQTVQDAMALAKKENQKSQSSKASVKSISSQGKGYGGQVKKEPQPKWMTDENWQKEDWSAEELEQAKREAAKYRDLLKKNK is encoded by the coding sequence ATGCACTGGAAAGAAATACTCCCTTCGAATGGTTATACGGCCTATATGACAGATTATTTACAAGTATCTGATAAAGAAGTGTTAACACTTCTTTATCAGCCTCTTATTGGATCTGTTGCATACAGTCTATACATGACATTGGCTATTGATGTTCAAAAACAACCACAAAAAAAAATTACGAGAATTCATAAAACGATTATGACGTTTACTGGTTTGCCTCTTGATGCTATATTTTCAGAGAGAAAAAAGTTAGAGGCTCTTGGATTAATGACGGTATATCGAGAAAAAGAGACGGATGAGTATCACTATTTTTATCACCTTCATCCTCCAATGTCAGCTAAAGATTTTTTTGACGATGACCTTTTAAGTGTTTTTCTTTATAATCGTCTTGGCACGAAAGAACGTTATCGTGAACTTCGACAATATTTTGCTGTTAACAGCGTTGACATAACGAACAAAGAAAATATTACACAAGGCTTTAGTGAGGTCTTTACATCTCTACATCCATCAGAGCTAAAAAGCACGACGTCTGAGATGCTTGAAGCTTTATCGTCTTCCATGCCTTTGATGGGGCGGCATGCCTCTGAGAGCTCTTATTCTATTGGTGAGAGTCAGTTTGATTTTCAAAAACTGCTCGATTTCCTTCCAAGCTTTGTACCGAAGGAAGAAGTAGAAAAAGAGCAAAACCAGCGGCTGATTGCCCAATTAGCTTTTATGTACAAGCTTTCACCGGAGGAGATGGCTAACATTGTGCAGGATGCGATGCTCCATGCAGAACAATTGGATGATGAGCAATTAAGATTACAAGCGAAAAGGCGTTATAGAATGAGTGAAGCTGATGAGCCACCTAGACTCGGTTTAAGAAAGCAACCTGAAGAACTAACAACTGCTCCTAAAGAACCGAAAACACAAGAAGAGAAAACAATCTTCTACTTTGAATCTACTGCTCCTATCGAATATTTAGAAGAATTAAGCGATGGTGCAAAGGTTTATGAAGGAGATATTGATATCATTGAACGCCTGATTTTCGAATACAAACTTACGCCAGGTGTGGTCAATGTCTTACTTGATTATATCTTTATGGTGAACGATAAAAAGCTTTCAAAAGCCCTTGCCTTTAAAATTGCAGGCCACTGGAAGCGTAAAAACATTCAAACTGTTCAAGATGCGATGGCTTTGGCAAAGAAAGAAAATCAGAAGAGTCAAAGTAGTAAAGCATCAGTAAAAAGTATTTCTAGCCAAGGCAAAGGCTATGGTGGTCAAGTAAAGAAAGAACCCCAGCCAAAATGGATGACGGACGAAAATTGGCAAAAAGAAGATTGGAGTGCTGAAGAGCTTGAACAGGCTAAGCGTGAAGCAGCGAAGTATCGTGATTTATTAAAGAAAAACAAGTAG
- the dnaI gene encoding primosomal protein DnaI has translation MESINQSLRQFSNSRLQQQFQKLKKDVLEDARIRSYLASHPELTTEQRDNGLNELYQYKEQWQNCDKCPGLDACPNLIKGYQPHLTIYRHDIHLEYQTCPLKRKADERKRHASFVKSLYIPKEMTEVSFDDFHEDNPSRVKAFAKAMGFCAEVKPGENGRGLYIHGPFGVGKTFLVGAIANDLADRETTTMIVYAPDFFRELKTGISDGSYQNKLDVVKQAPVLILDDIGAETMSNWIRDDILGAMLQFRMMEKLPTVFTSNFDLDELAIHLSSTQRGGIERVDQLKAGRILERIKHMNDVIDMKGENKREK, from the coding sequence ATGGAGTCTATTAATCAATCATTACGACAGTTTTCAAATTCCCGTCTTCAACAGCAATTTCAAAAATTAAAGAAAGACGTGTTGGAAGATGCTCGTATACGCTCTTATTTAGCCTCACATCCTGAATTGACGACAGAGCAAAGAGACAACGGCTTAAATGAGCTTTATCAATATAAAGAGCAATGGCAAAACTGTGATAAGTGTCCTGGTCTCGATGCATGTCCTAATTTAATTAAGGGGTATCAACCACACTTAACGATATATAGACATGATATTCACCTTGAATATCAAACTTGCCCTTTAAAAAGGAAAGCTGACGAAAGAAAGCGACATGCTTCTTTCGTTAAAAGCCTTTATATCCCTAAAGAAATGACAGAGGTTAGTTTCGACGATTTTCATGAAGATAATCCGTCCCGTGTCAAAGCATTTGCGAAAGCAATGGGATTTTGTGCAGAAGTTAAACCAGGAGAAAATGGCAGAGGTTTATATATTCACGGTCCTTTCGGAGTTGGGAAAACGTTTCTTGTTGGGGCAATTGCTAATGATTTAGCTGATAGAGAGACGACCACGATGATTGTCTATGCACCTGACTTTTTCAGAGAATTAAAAACTGGCATTTCAGATGGGTCTTATCAGAATAAATTAGACGTGGTGAAGCAAGCACCTGTTTTAATTTTAGACGATATTGGCGCTGAAACGATGTCCAATTGGATTCGGGACGATATATTAGGTGCTATGCTACAATTTAGAATGATGGAAAAACTTCCGACTGTTTTTACGTCAAACTTTGACTTAGATGAATTAGCCATCCATTTGTCCTCTACTCAAAGGGGTGGTATAGAGAGGGTGGACCAGTTAAAAGCCGGAAGAATTCTTGAACGAATTAAGCATATGAATGATGTGATTGACATGAAAGGGGAAAACAAGCGAGAGAAATAA
- the mqnC gene encoding cyclic dehypoxanthinyl futalosine synthase, whose translation MSIDHILDRVRQGERLSVDDAIELYKSDEVEKMGELANDIMKKWHPEPETTFVIGRNVNYTNLCDTYCRFCAFYRPPNAKDGYVLDNEEIFRKIQETIDVDGTEILMQGGTNPNLPFSYYTNLLREIKKRFDITMHSFSPAEIYKMVEVSGLSLEEVLKELHEAGLDSVPGGGAEILDNRTRRRISRLKGTWEEWIDCMKAVKKAGMHGTATMVIGFGETYEERALHLQRVRDAQDEADCFLAFISWTFQPDNTNMKGERITPREYLKNLAISRIFLDNIANFQSSWVTMGPETGKKSLSYGCNDFGSTMMEENVVSAAGATYKVDTNLIIRFIREAGKIPVQRDTKYNHIRTFKEGEKAERDFVMQN comes from the coding sequence ATGAGTATTGATCATATTCTTGATCGGGTAAGACAAGGGGAGCGTCTCTCAGTTGATGATGCCATTGAACTATACAAGAGTGATGAAGTAGAAAAAATGGGTGAACTAGCTAATGACATTATGAAAAAGTGGCATCCAGAGCCTGAAACGACCTTTGTTATTGGCAGAAACGTTAATTATACAAACCTGTGTGATACATATTGCCGGTTTTGTGCATTTTATCGTCCGCCAAACGCGAAAGACGGATACGTATTGGATAACGAAGAGATTTTTAGAAAAATACAAGAAACGATAGATGTGGATGGAACAGAGATTTTAATGCAGGGCGGGACGAACCCTAATTTACCTTTTAGTTATTACACAAACTTACTGAGAGAAATCAAAAAGCGGTTTGACATTACAATGCATTCTTTCTCACCAGCAGAGATTTATAAAATGGTTGAAGTATCAGGACTTTCATTAGAGGAAGTGTTAAAAGAGCTCCACGAGGCTGGACTTGATTCTGTCCCAGGGGGTGGAGCAGAAATTCTTGATAACCGAACTAGACGTCGGATCAGTCGTCTCAAAGGTACTTGGGAAGAGTGGATTGACTGCATGAAAGCAGTTAAAAAAGCAGGGATGCACGGAACTGCTACAATGGTCATCGGTTTTGGAGAAACATATGAAGAACGCGCGTTGCACCTTCAAAGAGTGCGCGATGCTCAAGACGAAGCGGACTGTTTTCTCGCCTTTATTTCTTGGACGTTCCAACCTGACAATACAAATATGAAAGGGGAAAGAATAACCCCAAGAGAGTATTTAAAGAATCTGGCCATATCTCGTATTTTTCTTGATAATATCGCTAATTTTCAATCCTCGTGGGTTACGATGGGGCCGGAAACAGGCAAGAAGTCTCTATCATATGGATGTAACGATTTTGGGAGCACGATGATGGAGGAAAATGTTGTGTCAGCAGCAGGTGCTACTTATAAAGTAGATACGAACCTTATTATCCGTTTTATTCGTGAAGCCGGAAAAATTCCTGTGCAACGAGATACGAAATACAACCATATTCGTACCTTTAAAGAGGGAGAAAAAGCGGAGCGGGACTTTGTGATGCAAAATTAG
- a CDS encoding putative sporulation protein YtxC: protein MLVIEFKDSHIGEAFYHQLKQSLAVTKRSNDDLIHIHFKEKETLTTLSIEGLNSLRRDEQQAIISVLTNVTITHFFPKWLKEFLKDMFYYEDEQEIQAIIQTAKSLFFPSGGEEDRNFTMAFLQWQQDIFQKLAPFVENNISFSFDSFLFFRLKPSREKLLSLAELAIDEYKLEMEYQLMLDRCRDFLKRQSPRVHTVYVFLKNGIEFYDSEMKKISVQQIYEWLETGTPFEKNLPVNERMIGPLVSMAPKKIIIDSAYCDDDLYHTLKNIFEERLFTSSMTFVQKQPSVKRSSFLS, encoded by the coding sequence TTGCTAGTTATTGAGTTTAAGGATTCACACATCGGTGAAGCCTTTTATCATCAACTGAAACAATCATTAGCTGTTACAAAACGATCGAATGACGACCTCATTCATATTCATTTTAAAGAAAAGGAGACATTGACAACGTTATCGATTGAAGGACTTAATTCTCTGCGAAGAGATGAGCAACAAGCTATCATCAGTGTTCTTACAAATGTAACAATCACTCACTTTTTTCCTAAGTGGTTAAAGGAATTTCTTAAAGACATGTTCTATTATGAAGATGAACAAGAAATTCAAGCTATTATTCAAACAGCTAAATCATTATTTTTTCCATCTGGTGGGGAAGAAGACAGAAATTTCACCATGGCCTTTTTACAGTGGCAACAAGATATTTTCCAAAAGTTAGCACCATTTGTCGAAAATAATATCTCATTTTCCTTTGATTCGTTTTTGTTTTTCCGCTTGAAGCCTTCTCGTGAAAAACTGTTATCTTTAGCGGAGTTAGCTATTGATGAATACAAACTGGAAATGGAATATCAATTAATGCTTGATCGTTGTCGTGATTTTTTGAAAAGACAATCACCGCGGGTGCATACCGTTTACGTTTTTTTGAAGAATGGCATTGAGTTTTATGATAGTGAAATGAAAAAAATTTCTGTACAACAAATTTATGAATGGTTAGAAACCGGAACCCCATTTGAAAAGAATTTGCCAGTTAATGAACGAATGATCGGACCGCTTGTCAGTATGGCACCTAAGAAAATTATCATTGATTCTGCTTATTGTGATGATGACTTATATCATACGCTTAAAAATATATTTGAGGAACGACTCTTTACATCTTCTATGACGTTTGTTCAAAAACAACCTTCTGTTAAAAGATCTTCATTTCTGTCTTGA
- the thrS gene encoding threonine--tRNA ligase — protein sequence MADGKEMIQLTFPDGAKKEFLKGTTTDEIAASISPGLRKNALAGKLDGEHIDLNEPILTDGKVEIITYDTEDGLHILRHSTAHLLAQAVKRLYDDVKLGVGPVIEEGFYYDIEMPHKLTPEDLPKIEKEMKRIMDENLQIRRIEVSREEAMEKYKKIGDELKLELLEDIPEGESISIYEQGEFFDLCRGVHVPSTSKLKKFKLLQINGAYWRGDSKNKMLQRIYGTAFPKQSQVDDYLKLLEERKERDHRKLGKELEIFTVNQKVGQGLPLWLPKGATVRRIIERYIVDVEERLGYDHVYTPVLGSVELYKTSGHWDHYQDDMFPVLEMDNEDLVLRPMNCPHHMMIYKNQKHSYRNLPLRIAELGTMHRHEMSGALAGLQRVRGMTLNDAHIFARPDQLKEEFIRVVELIQAVYDDFGINDYYFRLSYRDPEDKEKYIDNNEMWEKAQGMLKEAADEMGVDYIEAEGEAAFYGPKLDVQVKTALGKDETLSTVQLDFLLPERFDLTYTGEDGKDHRPVVIHRGVVSTMERFVAFLLEEYKGAFPTWLAPVQVQAIPVSDVHMDYVRKVEAELKKAGVRVNVDVRDEKLGYKIREAQMKKIPYLLVLGDKEIATNGVNVRRYGQKETEEVSLDQFIGQIQEDIKNYSRQR from the coding sequence ATGGCAGATGGTAAAGAGATGATTCAACTAACTTTTCCTGATGGAGCTAAGAAAGAATTTTTAAAGGGAACGACAACCGACGAGATCGCTGCCTCTATCTCTCCGGGCTTGAGAAAGAATGCTTTAGCCGGGAAGCTTGATGGAGAGCATATTGATCTTAATGAGCCGATTTTAACTGATGGAAAAGTAGAAATTATCACGTATGATACGGAAGATGGTCTTCATATCTTAAGACATAGTACTGCTCATTTACTAGCACAAGCAGTCAAAAGGTTGTATGACGATGTTAAGCTTGGTGTGGGACCAGTCATTGAAGAAGGCTTCTATTATGACATTGAAATGCCTCATAAACTGACACCAGAGGATTTACCAAAGATCGAAAAAGAAATGAAACGCATTATGGATGAAAATCTTCAGATTAGACGTATCGAAGTGAGTCGTGAAGAAGCCATGGAAAAATACAAGAAAATCGGCGATGAGTTAAAACTAGAATTGCTTGAAGACATACCAGAAGGTGAATCGATTAGTATTTATGAGCAAGGAGAGTTTTTTGATCTTTGTCGCGGCGTGCACGTTCCTTCTACGAGTAAATTGAAGAAATTTAAATTATTGCAAATAAATGGGGCTTATTGGCGTGGTGACAGCAAAAATAAAATGCTGCAACGTATTTATGGGACTGCCTTTCCGAAACAGTCACAAGTTGATGACTATTTAAAGCTTCTTGAAGAAAGGAAGGAGCGGGATCACAGGAAACTAGGGAAAGAGCTCGAAATATTTACAGTCAATCAAAAAGTGGGACAAGGATTACCACTTTGGTTACCTAAAGGGGCAACTGTTCGTCGAATTATCGAGCGATATATCGTCGATGTTGAAGAACGATTAGGTTATGATCACGTCTATACACCTGTGCTTGGAAGTGTTGAATTATATAAAACTTCAGGACATTGGGATCATTATCAGGATGATATGTTCCCTGTGTTGGAGATGGATAACGAGGATCTTGTTCTTCGCCCGATGAATTGCCCGCATCATATGATGATTTACAAGAATCAAAAACACAGCTATCGCAATTTGCCCCTAAGAATTGCTGAGCTAGGTACCATGCATCGTCATGAGATGTCTGGGGCTCTCGCCGGGCTACAACGTGTGCGGGGCATGACTTTGAATGACGCTCATATTTTTGCCCGACCAGATCAATTAAAAGAGGAATTTATTCGCGTTGTAGAATTAATTCAAGCCGTGTACGATGATTTCGGAATTAATGACTATTATTTCCGCTTATCTTACCGGGATCCTGAAGATAAAGAAAAATATATTGATAATAATGAGATGTGGGAGAAAGCGCAAGGAATGTTAAAAGAAGCAGCTGATGAAATGGGTGTTGATTATATAGAAGCTGAAGGAGAAGCCGCTTTTTACGGGCCGAAGCTTGACGTTCAAGTAAAAACAGCTTTAGGAAAAGATGAAACACTTTCTACAGTCCAACTAGACTTCCTCCTTCCTGAGCGATTTGATTTAACGTATACAGGAGAAGATGGGAAAGATCATCGTCCAGTGGTCATACATCGCGGTGTTGTTTCAACGATGGAACGTTTTGTTGCCTTCCTGTTAGAAGAATATAAAGGGGCTTTTCCAACATGGCTCGCCCCAGTACAAGTACAAGCTATTCCTGTTAGTGACGTTCATATGGATTACGTCCGTAAAGTTGAAGCTGAGCTTAAAAAAGCAGGTGTACGTGTGAATGTAGATGTAAGAGATGAAAAATTAGGCTATAAAATTCGTGAAGCTCAAATGAAAAAGATTCCGTACTTGCTCGTTCTTGGTGACAAGGAAATCGCCACAAATGGCGTTAATGTCCGACGTTATGGTCAAAAAGAAACTGAAGAGGTTTCACTTGACCAATTTATAGGTCAGATTCAAGAAGACATTAAAAATTATTCGAGGCAACGCTAA
- the infC gene encoding translation initiation factor IF-3 produces MFVNENIRAREVRLIGANGDQIGVKSKQEALDMARNADLDLVMVAPNAKPPVCRIMDYGKYRFEQQKKDKEARKKQKVINIKEVRLSPNIEDHDFNTKLRNARKFLSKGDKVKAAIRFRGRAITHSELGRDVLMKLAEECKDISTIESKPKMEGRSMFLVLAPTAEK; encoded by the coding sequence ATGTTCGTTAACGAAAACATTCGCGCACGGGAAGTTCGTTTAATTGGTGCTAATGGTGATCAAATTGGTGTCAAGTCAAAACAGGAAGCCCTAGACATGGCTAGAAATGCTGATTTGGATTTAGTCATGGTTGCACCTAATGCTAAACCTCCTGTCTGCCGAATTATGGACTATGGGAAATATCGTTTCGAGCAGCAAAAGAAAGACAAAGAAGCTCGTAAAAAGCAAAAGGTTATTAATATCAAAGAAGTTCGTTTAAGTCCAAATATTGAGGATCACGATTTTAACACGAAGCTTCGAAATGCAAGAAAGTTTTTAAGTAAGGGGGATAAAGTGAAAGCAGCTATCCGTTTCCGTGGACGTGCTATCACTCACTCCGAGCTTGGCCGAGATGTTCTTATGAAACTAGCTGAGGAATGCAAAGATATCTCAACTATAGAATCAAAGCCTAAGATGGAAGGGCGCAGCATGTTTTTAGTCCTCGCCCCGACAGCTGAAAAGTAA
- the rpmI gene encoding 50S ribosomal protein L35, whose product MPKMKTHSGASKRFKRTGSGKLKRGHAFTSHLAANKSQKQKRKLRKAGLVSKGDQRRIDTMVK is encoded by the coding sequence ATGCCTAAAATGAAAACACATAGCGGTGCATCTAAACGCTTTAAAAGAACTGGGAGCGGGAAACTTAAGCGCGGACACGCTTTTACTAGTCACTTAGCTGCTAACAAATCTCAGAAGCAAAAGCGTAAACTACGTAAAGCTGGGCTTGTAAGTAAAGGTGACCAACGACGAATTGATACAATGGTAAAATAA